One part of the Mycolicibacterium aromaticivorans JS19b1 = JCM 16368 genome encodes these proteins:
- a CDS encoding FAD-dependent oxidoreductase — MVRKTEDFTAGTTIKTDVVVVGAGPIGISTALELAKAGVEVALIESGLERTDDAAQELASFDSRQDDVFHARSDLTVRRAVGGASALWGGRCVAFDPIDFEDRPLTAQAPWPITSADVEPYMQRACDWAQCGQAAFNARDVPELAHRDLVAGLADGDVRTTDLERWALPTRFGREYRDALHGTPSLSLWTGLTCTEIMTGENGDSVDHLVVKTLDGKEGKVVANDYVIATGGVEATRLLLASDRHHPGGLGNAGGHLGRWYMAHVEGRFARVKFNTDNVIYEHERDRDGVYVRRRFTFSPQLQRELEIPNAATWLVNPPISDPGHGSGILSGVYLTLISPVGRFLLAEAIREAHTKTQGPPQIMAHLRNIVRDLIPSVRFAITFTYARLIRKGRKAPGFFIKSADNRYLLHYHGEHLPHWESRVELTDERDALGMRKVRTHMHFSDADYESARKAIDLIDAHLRANGAGNVEWLTDDPEGSVREFMHGFAGYHQAGTTRMSETAEGGVVDSDLQVHGVRGLYVASTSVLPTSSQANPTLVGIALGVRLADHLADARKADATPGD, encoded by the coding sequence ATGGTCCGTAAGACCGAGGACTTCACCGCGGGCACGACGATCAAGACGGACGTCGTTGTCGTCGGCGCGGGCCCGATCGGTATCTCCACCGCGCTGGAGCTCGCGAAGGCGGGCGTCGAGGTGGCGCTCATCGAAAGCGGCCTGGAACGCACTGATGACGCCGCGCAGGAGTTGGCGTCTTTCGACTCGCGTCAAGACGATGTCTTCCATGCTCGCAGCGATCTCACGGTTCGCCGCGCGGTGGGCGGTGCATCCGCCTTGTGGGGCGGCCGTTGTGTCGCGTTCGACCCGATCGACTTCGAGGACCGGCCGCTGACCGCCCAGGCACCGTGGCCGATCACGTCTGCTGATGTCGAGCCCTACATGCAGCGCGCCTGCGACTGGGCGCAGTGCGGCCAGGCCGCGTTCAACGCGCGCGATGTTCCAGAGCTCGCGCACCGCGACTTGGTCGCCGGGCTTGCCGACGGTGATGTGCGCACGACTGACCTCGAACGCTGGGCGTTACCGACGCGCTTCGGGCGCGAGTACCGCGATGCGCTGCACGGCACCCCGTCGCTGTCGCTGTGGACCGGGTTGACCTGCACGGAGATCATGACCGGTGAGAACGGCGACTCCGTTGACCATCTCGTCGTCAAGACGCTCGATGGCAAGGAGGGCAAGGTCGTCGCCAACGACTACGTCATCGCGACCGGCGGCGTGGAGGCAACCCGGCTGCTGCTGGCGTCCGACCGGCACCACCCGGGCGGGCTGGGTAACGCGGGCGGGCACCTCGGGCGGTGGTACATGGCCCACGTGGAGGGGCGATTCGCGCGGGTGAAGTTCAACACCGACAACGTCATCTACGAGCACGAGCGCGACCGCGACGGAGTTTACGTCCGTCGACGGTTCACCTTCAGCCCGCAGCTGCAGCGCGAGCTCGAAATTCCCAATGCCGCAACCTGGTTGGTCAACCCGCCGATCAGCGATCCGGGACACGGAAGTGGGATCCTGTCGGGCGTCTACCTCACTTTGATTTCCCCGGTCGGCCGGTTCCTGCTCGCCGAGGCGATTCGCGAGGCCCACACCAAGACCCAGGGGCCACCGCAGATCATGGCGCACCTGCGCAACATCGTGCGCGATCTGATCCCGTCGGTCCGGTTCGCGATCACATTTACCTACGCCCGCCTCATCCGCAAGGGCCGCAAGGCGCCGGGCTTTTTCATCAAGAGCGCCGACAACCGGTACCTGCTCCACTACCACGGCGAGCATCTCCCGCACTGGGAGAGCCGGGTCGAACTCACCGACGAGCGCGACGCACTCGGCATGCGCAAAGTCCGGACGCATATGCACTTTTCTGATGCCGACTACGAAAGTGCCCGCAAGGCAATTGATCTCATCGATGCCCACCTGCGGGCCAACGGTGCGGGAAATGTGGAGTGGCTCACCGACGACCCCGAGGGTTCGGTACGGGAGTTCATGCACGGATTCGCCGGTTACCATCAAGCCGGGACGACGCGAATGTCCGAAACCGCTGAGGGTGGCGTCGTGGATTCCGACCTCCAGGTGCACGGGGTACGCGGACTGTACGTCGCGAGTACCTCGGTGCTCCCCACCTCCAGCCAGGCCAACCCGACGCTCGTCGGGATCGCGCTCGGAGTCCGACTCGCTGACCACCTTGCTGATGCCCGCAAGGCCGACGCGACTCCGGGCGATTGA
- a CDS encoding NAD-dependent epimerase/dehydratase family protein → MVTGSAGFIGSALVSHLREIGRPVVGIDRAAEPGADSLRLDLTTVTGADLPQPCPPTIVHLAALSKEPGFPWREYFANNAEATRRLCRAADEAGVQNIVFTSSMMAFAAGPWRRSENDFGDADTAYGASKLQAEEILRTWQASKPGRRLRIVRPGVVFGPGDTGNMRRLIHGLSKGRFAYIGRDDTVKSCIYLKDMVRLLVLLTEDNGPHDTYHAVYPQPTTIHDHVEAINAAWGWDRHPRTVPYRFALAAASPFAVVDPTGTRFGLHPRRIQKLQFDTNISSERLADIGFTAQYSLREAFADWRRDCGGGLPQ, encoded by the coding sequence ATGGTCACGGGCAGTGCGGGTTTCATCGGGAGCGCCCTGGTGTCCCACCTGCGCGAGATCGGCCGACCCGTCGTGGGGATCGACCGTGCCGCCGAGCCGGGCGCCGACTCGTTGCGTCTGGACCTGACGACCGTCACCGGGGCTGACCTTCCTCAGCCGTGCCCGCCGACCATCGTCCACCTTGCCGCGCTGTCCAAGGAACCCGGATTTCCGTGGCGGGAGTACTTCGCCAACAATGCCGAGGCGACGCGTCGCCTGTGCCGCGCCGCCGATGAAGCAGGCGTGCAGAACATCGTTTTCACCAGTTCGATGATGGCCTTCGCTGCCGGTCCCTGGCGTCGTAGCGAAAACGATTTCGGGGACGCTGACACTGCTTACGGCGCCAGCAAGCTGCAGGCAGAGGAGATCTTGCGGACGTGGCAGGCCTCGAAACCGGGACGGCGCCTGCGCATCGTGCGTCCGGGTGTGGTGTTCGGCCCCGGCGACACAGGCAATATGCGGCGGCTGATCCACGGCCTGAGCAAAGGGCGTTTCGCCTACATCGGCCGCGATGACACGGTGAAAAGCTGTATCTACCTGAAGGATATGGTTCGGCTGCTGGTTCTCCTCACCGAAGACAACGGGCCGCACGACACGTACCACGCCGTCTATCCGCAGCCGACCACGATCCACGATCACGTCGAGGCCATCAATGCGGCCTGGGGATGGGACCGCCACCCGCGGACTGTTCCGTATCGTTTCGCCTTGGCGGCGGCCTCACCGTTCGCGGTGGTCGATCCGACGGGGACGCGTTTCGGCCTGCATCCCAGGCGCATTCAGAAATTGCAGTTTGACACCAACATCAGTTCGGAGCGCCTGGCCGATATCGGCTTCACCGCTCAGTATTCGCTTCGCGAGGCCTTCGCTGATTGGCGGCGGGACTGTGGCGGTGGGTTGCCTCAGTGA
- a CDS encoding glycosyltransferase family 39 protein translates to MTTVVAAPIEADPGRSAPDRPRWPGLLLFTALTALYCVVGTVLVLRYNIFEPDAPNRVANAGFAIYARDPHLSAIGFVWNPLPSMVDIPFVALSHWFPALKYYGIAGVIQSSLFMAGAALMVRGIALDRGLPAGWRWVAVGAVALHPMIILYGASGLSEAAEMFCLVWSVRHLMRWCESDRVGDLAWAGIALGCGYLTRYEVVPAAAGAALLVGAVTWHRSRYSDRVQSTVLNLAIISFPIAIAILVWAVTGWIINGELFATFSSQYGNSSQVAQRLAHVGRGDPGSRWLVIAARLFGMQPLTGIAVAMAVLVGVLRRQVSTVVPVAVLGATLTFAAVAQHLSMTFGWFRFYLLAIPMVVCIAVACWPPTRSTTIRSTADKRSTQAAAVLLTASVVVAIPVTTPLIVNEDIAYGQLESSFISLVDPVGHPPEKQSARRRLISERQLTAWLDAKKLPDGAVLMDTFLAWGVWLSSDHPKQFVITSDYDFSAALNRPWDMGIRYIVATNPRLNIPDAINRRYPELWSTGAGIARLIYSADGATSDEMFRVYEVIGKPVDPVSTPGAPLPVSAVQPVKPPR, encoded by the coding sequence GTGACCACAGTCGTAGCCGCCCCGATCGAGGCCGACCCCGGCCGGTCCGCTCCGGACCGACCGCGCTGGCCTGGGCTGCTGCTCTTCACCGCCCTGACTGCGCTCTACTGTGTTGTCGGGACAGTTCTAGTGTTGCGGTACAACATCTTCGAGCCGGACGCGCCCAACCGGGTGGCCAACGCCGGTTTTGCGATATATGCCCGCGATCCACACCTGTCGGCCATCGGGTTCGTCTGGAATCCGCTGCCCAGCATGGTCGACATACCGTTCGTGGCACTGAGTCACTGGTTTCCCGCGCTGAAGTACTACGGGATCGCCGGAGTCATCCAGAGCTCGCTGTTCATGGCCGGCGCCGCACTCATGGTCCGCGGGATCGCCCTCGACCGCGGACTCCCGGCGGGGTGGCGCTGGGTAGCCGTCGGCGCAGTGGCCCTGCACCCGATGATCATCCTGTACGGCGCCTCCGGACTCAGTGAGGCCGCCGAAATGTTCTGCCTGGTCTGGTCGGTGCGTCACCTGATGCGCTGGTGCGAGAGCGATCGCGTCGGAGACCTTGCGTGGGCAGGCATCGCACTGGGGTGTGGATATCTCACCCGGTACGAAGTGGTCCCGGCCGCAGCCGGAGCCGCACTTCTGGTGGGGGCGGTCACCTGGCACCGCTCGCGGTATTCCGACCGTGTGCAGTCGACCGTCCTGAATCTCGCCATCATAAGTTTCCCGATCGCCATCGCGATCCTCGTATGGGCGGTCACCGGCTGGATCATCAACGGGGAACTGTTCGCCACCTTCTCGTCCCAGTACGGGAACAGCAGCCAGGTGGCTCAACGGCTGGCACACGTGGGCCGCGGCGACCCTGGTTCCAGATGGCTGGTCATCGCCGCACGCCTCTTCGGCATGCAACCTCTGACGGGTATCGCCGTAGCGATGGCGGTTCTGGTCGGGGTTTTGCGGCGGCAGGTCAGCACTGTCGTTCCAGTTGCGGTGCTGGGCGCCACTTTGACGTTTGCCGCTGTGGCACAACATCTTTCAATGACTTTCGGTTGGTTCCGCTTCTATCTGCTGGCAATCCCGATGGTGGTCTGCATTGCGGTTGCATGTTGGCCTCCGACACGGTCCACGACTATCCGCAGCACGGCGGACAAGCGTTCCACACAGGCCGCCGCTGTACTGCTCACCGCCTCGGTGGTGGTGGCGATCCCGGTGACGACGCCACTGATCGTCAACGAAGATATCGCCTACGGCCAGCTGGAATCCAGCTTCATCTCCCTGGTCGATCCGGTCGGCCATCCCCCCGAAAAGCAGTCCGCACGCCGGCGGCTGATCAGTGAGCGACAACTCACTGCCTGGCTCGATGCGAAGAAGCTTCCGGACGGCGCAGTGTTGATGGACACCTTTTTGGCGTGGGGGGTCTGGCTGTCCTCGGACCACCCGAAACAGTTCGTTATTACCAGTGACTACGACTTCTCGGCCGCCTTGAATCGCCCGTGGGACATGGGAATCCGCTATATCGTGGCGACCAATCCCCGGCTCAACATCCCGGACGCGATCAACCGCCGCTATCCGGAATTATGGTCCACCGGCGCGGGCATCGCCAGGCTGATCTACTCGGCAGACGGCGCGACCAGCGACGAGATGTTCCGCGTCTACGAAGTGATCGGCAAGCCCGTCGATCCCGTCAGCACGCCCGGAGCACCCCTGCCAGTCTCAGCAGTGCAGCCCGTCAAGCCACCACGCTGA
- a CDS encoding glycosyltransferase family 2 protein produces MTETLQPTQLHPRFSARNLLGARTLTALGVVTAALIVGGAEFPYAVAPTLTALIAAFYLFSSIDRNYLLLRGIRSSALIRISDDEALALTDDELPVYTVLLPVYDEPTIVANLLNGVGRLDYPRDKLEILLLVEEDDLPTQMALLDANLTSIRVIIVPHSMPKTKPKACNYGMATPGLRGELMTIYDAEDIPDPLQLRRAVAAFRRTPAEVGCLQARLGYFNERQNLLTRFFSLEYDQWFGVVLPAVERARCVVPLGGTSNHMRADVWREIGGWDEYNVTEDADLGVRLARCGYRTRILDSVTLEEANSDVVNWIRQRSRWYKGYLQTMLVHLRNPAALRREIGLKGTWRLINMTGGVPLTAACNLLFWFILATWMLGRPHAVEVVFPPMTYYVCLILLLIGAPMSIFVGLIVAQALGKPHLWWAAALVPLYWFLQSIAAVKALYQLVTKPCFWEKTVHGLSHTHTAPESTGNLS; encoded by the coding sequence GTGACTGAAACCTTGCAACCGACGCAATTGCACCCGCGGTTCTCGGCCCGGAATCTTCTCGGTGCACGCACCCTGACGGCATTGGGTGTTGTCACCGCCGCCCTGATCGTCGGCGGCGCCGAGTTCCCCTACGCTGTCGCACCCACCTTGACCGCACTGATTGCGGCTTTCTATCTCTTTTCCAGCATCGACCGGAATTACCTTCTGCTGCGCGGGATTCGCTCGTCAGCACTCATCCGGATCTCCGACGACGAAGCGCTGGCACTCACCGATGACGAGTTGCCGGTCTACACCGTGTTGCTGCCCGTCTACGACGAGCCCACGATCGTCGCCAATCTCCTCAACGGGGTGGGGCGCTTGGACTACCCCAGAGACAAACTGGAAATCCTGCTGCTCGTCGAGGAAGACGATCTGCCAACCCAGATGGCGTTGCTCGACGCGAATCTGACGTCGATCAGGGTGATCATCGTTCCGCACAGCATGCCGAAGACAAAGCCGAAGGCGTGTAACTACGGCATGGCAACGCCCGGCCTCCGCGGTGAGCTGATGACCATCTACGACGCCGAGGACATCCCCGACCCGCTGCAACTCCGACGCGCCGTCGCCGCGTTTCGGCGGACCCCCGCCGAGGTGGGATGCCTGCAAGCCCGGCTCGGCTATTTCAACGAGCGGCAGAATCTGCTGACGCGATTCTTCTCGTTGGAGTACGACCAATGGTTCGGAGTCGTGCTGCCCGCGGTGGAACGAGCCCGCTGCGTAGTGCCGCTCGGCGGCACTTCCAACCACATGCGCGCCGACGTGTGGCGCGAGATCGGCGGGTGGGATGAGTACAACGTGACCGAAGACGCAGATCTCGGTGTGCGGCTCGCCCGCTGCGGCTACCGAACCCGCATCCTGGATTCGGTGACATTGGAAGAGGCGAATTCCGATGTGGTGAACTGGATTCGGCAACGGTCGCGCTGGTACAAGGGCTACCTGCAAACCATGCTCGTCCATCTGCGTAATCCCGCGGCACTGCGCAGAGAGATCGGGTTGAAGGGCACCTGGCGCCTCATCAACATGACGGGCGGTGTGCCGCTGACCGCCGCATGCAATCTGCTGTTCTGGTTCATCCTGGCGACGTGGATGTTGGGCCGGCCCCACGCCGTCGAAGTGGTGTTCCCACCGATGACCTATTACGTCTGTCTGATTCTGCTTCTCATCGGCGCGCCCATGTCGATCTTCGTCGGCCTCATCGTCGCGCAGGCCTTGGGTAAACCGCACCTGTGGTGGGCGGCCGCGCTGGTCCCGCTCTACTGGTTCCTGCAATCGATCGCGGCGGTGAAGGCGCTCTACCAGCTGGTGACCAAACCGTGTTTCTGGGAGAAGACCGTGCACGGCCTGTCCCACACGCACACTGCTCCTGAGTCGACGGGAAACCTTTCGTGA
- the pta gene encoding phosphate acetyltransferase yields MLKTVTAARTTTSIYIASPEGDTGKSTVALGILHRLTAMVPRAGVFRPITRRENRDYILELLLAHSNAGLTYDECVGVTYQRLHADPDGAIADIVDRYHEVAARCDAVVIVGSDYTDVATPTELSVNARIAANLGAPVLLSVRARDRSPAEVAEVITLCLAELAAQHAHTAAVVANRADPARLRAVAEACADLGPHVYVIPEEPLLVAPTVADLSHAVDGVLVHGDGSLLGREVMGVLVAGMTAEHCLERLTEGVAVITPGDRSDVVLAVTSAHAAEGFPSLSAVILNGGLALHRSIAELVTGLGLRLPIIATDLGTFETASAVAGTRGRVTATSQRKIDTAITLMERYVDIDELQNRLSLPIPTVTTPQMFTYQLMERARADRKRIVLPEGDDDRILQAAGRLLVRGVADLTVLGEEAQVRSRAAELGVDLAAAVVMDPRTSELCDEFAEQYAELRKKKGVTLEQAREIMHDVSYFGTMLVHNGIVDGMVSGAVHTTAHTVRPAFEIIKTQPDVSTVSSIFLMCLSDRVLAYGDCAIVPDPTAEELADIAISSARTAAQFGIEPRVAMLSYSTGDSGSGSGVEKVRTATELVRSRAPELLVEGPIQYDAAVDPTVAAAKMPGSEVAGSATVLIFPDLNTGNNTYKAVQRSAGAIAIGPVLQGLNKPVNDLSRGALVEDIVNTVAITAIQAQGL; encoded by the coding sequence ATGCTGAAGACCGTGACCGCCGCGCGCACCACAACGTCGATCTACATCGCCTCCCCCGAAGGCGACACCGGGAAATCCACCGTCGCACTCGGCATCCTGCATCGGTTGACGGCGATGGTGCCGAGGGCCGGAGTGTTCCGCCCGATCACCCGGCGGGAGAACCGCGACTACATCCTGGAGTTGTTGCTGGCACACAGCAACGCCGGCCTGACATACGACGAATGCGTCGGGGTGACCTACCAGCGGCTGCACGCGGATCCCGACGGCGCGATCGCGGACATCGTCGACCGGTATCACGAGGTGGCGGCCCGCTGCGATGCGGTCGTGATCGTCGGATCTGACTACACCGACGTGGCGACCCCGACCGAGCTGAGTGTCAATGCGCGGATAGCGGCCAACCTCGGAGCGCCGGTGCTGCTGTCGGTGCGTGCCCGGGATCGCTCCCCGGCGGAGGTCGCCGAGGTCATCACGTTGTGCCTCGCCGAGCTCGCTGCCCAGCACGCACACACCGCCGCGGTGGTGGCCAACCGAGCCGACCCGGCCCGGCTCCGCGCGGTGGCCGAGGCGTGCGCGGACCTGGGCCCACATGTGTACGTGATCCCCGAGGAGCCGCTTCTGGTCGCCCCCACCGTCGCGGATCTGAGCCACGCCGTGGACGGCGTTCTGGTCCACGGTGACGGCTCGCTGCTCGGCCGCGAGGTGATGGGTGTGCTGGTGGCGGGCATGACCGCTGAGCACTGTCTGGAGCGACTCACCGAGGGCGTTGCCGTCATCACACCGGGGGATAGATCCGATGTGGTCCTCGCCGTCACCAGTGCGCATGCTGCCGAGGGGTTCCCGTCGCTGTCGGCGGTCATTCTCAACGGCGGGCTTGCGCTCCACCGTTCGATCGCCGAACTGGTGACGGGGCTGGGCCTGCGATTACCGATCATCGCCACCGACCTCGGTACCTTCGAGACGGCCAGCGCGGTGGCAGGAACGCGCGGGCGTGTCACCGCCACATCGCAGCGCAAGATCGACACCGCGATCACGCTGATGGAGCGGTACGTCGACATCGACGAGCTACAGAACCGGCTCAGCCTGCCCATCCCGACGGTGACCACCCCGCAAATGTTCACCTATCAGCTGATGGAGCGGGCCAGAGCAGATCGTAAGCGCATCGTGCTGCCCGAGGGGGACGACGACCGCATCCTGCAGGCGGCCGGAAGGTTGTTGGTGCGCGGTGTCGCCGATCTGACTGTCCTCGGGGAGGAGGCTCAAGTACGTTCGCGTGCAGCCGAATTGGGTGTCGACCTGGCGGCGGCGGTTGTCATGGACCCGCGCACCAGCGAGCTGTGTGATGAGTTCGCCGAACAGTACGCCGAGCTCCGCAAGAAGAAAGGTGTAACGCTGGAGCAAGCGCGCGAGATCATGCACGACGTGTCGTACTTCGGAACAATGTTGGTGCACAACGGAATCGTCGACGGGATGGTTTCCGGGGCGGTGCACACCACTGCGCACACGGTGCGGCCCGCCTTCGAGATCATCAAAACCCAGCCGGATGTCTCGACGGTCTCGAGCATCTTCTTGATGTGCCTGTCCGATCGCGTGCTGGCCTACGGCGACTGCGCGATCGTGCCGGATCCGACCGCTGAGGAACTCGCCGACATCGCGATCAGTTCGGCGCGGACGGCCGCACAGTTCGGTATCGAACCTCGAGTAGCCATGTTGTCTTACTCCACGGGTGACTCGGGCAGCGGCAGCGGTGTCGAGAAGGTCAGGACCGCCACCGAGTTGGTCCGATCGCGGGCGCCGGAGCTGTTGGTGGAGGGGCCGATTCAATACGACGCTGCCGTCGACCCGACCGTTGCCGCAGCCAAAATGCCGGGCTCTGAGGTGGCCGGGAGTGCGACCGTACTGATCTTCCCCGACCTCAACACCGGTAACAACACCTACAAAGCGGTCCAGCGCAGTGCGGGCGCCATCGCGATCGGCCCGGTGCTGCAAGGGCTCAACAAACCCGTCAATGACCTGTCCCGCGGCGCGCTCGTCGAGGATATTGTCAACACCGTGGCGATCACCGCGATCCAGGCACAGGGGCTGTGA
- a CDS encoding acetate kinase: MADTVLVLNSGSSSLKYQLMQPDTGISLASGLVERIGEETSTVTLKWGNEETSRDGRIADHEAALRTTFDLFAESGRHLDDLGLVAVGHRVVHGGQALYRPTIVDDAVVTTLKELAALAPLHNPPAVLGIEVARRVLPDLPHIAVFDTAFFHDLPSAAATYAMDRELAQRWDIRRYGFHGTSHQYVSQQAAQFLDAPIESLNQIVLHLGNGASASAIAGGRPVDTSMGFTPMEGLVMGTRSGDIDPGVLIYLWRTAGMSVEEIETMLNRHSGMYGLGGEIDFRVVHERIESGDEAAQLAYEVYIHRLRKYVGAYLAVLGHTDVVTFTAGVGENDARVRRDALTGLAPLGIELDEHLNDSPARGARRISADKSPTTVLVIPTNEELAIAQACLTVV, translated from the coding sequence ATGGCCGATACCGTTCTGGTACTCAACTCCGGTTCGTCATCACTGAAATACCAGTTGATGCAACCAGATACCGGTATATCCCTGGCATCTGGGCTCGTCGAACGGATCGGCGAGGAGACGTCGACCGTGACGTTGAAGTGGGGCAACGAGGAGACCAGCCGTGACGGCCGGATCGCCGATCACGAGGCGGCGCTGCGCACCACGTTCGACCTGTTCGCCGAGTCCGGCCGGCACCTGGACGATCTGGGGCTCGTCGCCGTCGGGCATCGGGTCGTCCACGGCGGCCAGGCGTTATACCGCCCCACCATCGTCGACGATGCAGTGGTCACGACGCTGAAGGAGCTCGCAGCACTGGCTCCACTGCATAATCCCCCGGCCGTACTCGGTATCGAGGTCGCCCGCCGAGTGTTGCCCGACCTGCCACACATCGCAGTGTTCGACACTGCGTTCTTCCATGATCTGCCATCTGCTGCGGCCACCTACGCGATGGACCGGGAATTGGCGCAGCGCTGGGATATTCGCCGCTACGGCTTTCACGGGACGTCGCATCAGTACGTCAGCCAACAGGCCGCGCAGTTTCTCGACGCACCGATCGAATCTCTCAACCAGATCGTGCTGCACCTGGGTAATGGCGCTTCGGCGTCGGCCATCGCCGGCGGGCGGCCGGTCGACACCTCGATGGGATTCACGCCGATGGAAGGGCTGGTGATGGGGACCCGCTCGGGCGACATCGACCCCGGCGTTCTCATCTATCTCTGGCGCACCGCGGGTATGAGCGTCGAGGAGATCGAGACCATGCTCAATCGGCACTCTGGAATGTATGGTCTCGGCGGCGAGATCGACTTCCGGGTGGTGCATGAGCGGATCGAATCCGGTGACGAGGCAGCGCAATTGGCATACGAGGTGTACATCCACCGGCTGCGCAAGTACGTCGGCGCCTACCTGGCCGTCCTGGGGCACACAGATGTGGTGACGTTCACCGCCGGTGTGGGTGAAAACGACGCCCGGGTGCGGCGCGATGCGTTGACCGGGCTGGCGCCGCTCGGCATCGAACTCGACGAGCATCTCAACGACAGCCCCGCCCGGGGTGCGCGACGGATCTCGGCCGACAAGTCACCGACGACCGTGCTGGTGATCCCGACGAATGAGGAGCTGGCGATCGCGCAAGCCTGCCTGACGGTGGTCTGA
- a CDS encoding alpha/beta hydrolase: MSLTHGWLLIVLQLLAAVVLLAAIGRRSPRWLRVWLPVALLVGGVCAALTFWFIKDQGMSQDPAPATFWVWIVGFGAAIVVLVAGWRGVGWPRRSAALLAVPLCLLCTALAVNTWVGYFPTVQSAWDRVTGAEPDRWIDQATLADMQKRGIRPTQGVVVKMTTPDTESGFAHRQEYVYLPPAWFATAPPPSLPAVMMFGGEFGRADDWLRSSNVLTTLDDFTARHHGNAPVLVFPDVGGSFINDTECVNGPRGNAADHLIKEVVPYVTSTFGVSPKPENWGVAGWSSGGTCALMLGVVHPELFSAIVDIDGQLGPNAGTKDQTVGRLFGGDVNAWEAFDPKTAITRHGTYTGVSAWFAVSSNTPPEYRPGDHSGAVPTPPAKWDTDSENHADIAHAMCELASSYGIECAVVNFHAGHDLQSAGYAFADALPWLAGKIGTPGVKPIPMPGAS, encoded by the coding sequence GTGAGCTTGACCCATGGCTGGCTGTTGATCGTCCTGCAACTCCTCGCGGCGGTGGTCTTGTTGGCGGCGATCGGCCGCAGATCGCCACGGTGGCTTCGGGTCTGGTTGCCGGTCGCGCTTCTCGTCGGTGGCGTCTGCGCGGCGTTGACCTTCTGGTTCATCAAAGACCAAGGGATGTCCCAGGACCCTGCCCCAGCGACGTTCTGGGTGTGGATCGTCGGCTTCGGGGCCGCAATCGTGGTCCTGGTCGCGGGCTGGCGCGGCGTCGGGTGGCCCCGCCGAAGTGCGGCACTACTCGCCGTTCCGCTCTGTCTGCTGTGCACAGCACTGGCGGTCAACACCTGGGTCGGCTACTTCCCCACCGTCCAGTCGGCATGGGACCGGGTCACCGGTGCCGAACCGGACCGCTGGATCGACCAGGCGACCTTGGCCGATATGCAGAAGCGTGGGATCAGGCCCACCCAGGGCGTCGTCGTCAAGATGACGACACCGGACACGGAATCAGGCTTTGCGCATCGACAGGAGTACGTCTACCTGCCGCCGGCCTGGTTCGCGACCGCACCCCCGCCGTCCTTGCCGGCGGTGATGATGTTCGGCGGCGAGTTCGGCCGCGCCGACGACTGGCTGCGGTCGTCCAATGTGCTCACCACATTGGACGATTTCACGGCGCGCCATCACGGCAACGCTCCGGTGCTGGTCTTTCCCGATGTCGGCGGATCATTCATCAACGACACCGAGTGCGTCAACGGCCCGCGCGGCAACGCGGCCGATCATCTCATCAAAGAAGTCGTGCCCTACGTGACCTCGACGTTCGGCGTCAGTCCGAAGCCAGAGAACTGGGGCGTTGCCGGCTGGTCGTCGGGAGGCACCTGCGCCCTGATGCTTGGGGTCGTACACCCGGAGCTGTTCAGCGCGATCGTCGACATCGACGGTCAGCTCGGCCCCAATGCCGGGACCAAGGATCAGACCGTCGGGCGCTTGTTCGGCGGCGACGTCAACGCCTGGGAAGCATTCGACCCGAAGACCGCGATCACCCGGCATGGCACGTATACCGGCGTGTCCGCGTGGTTTGCCGTGTCGTCGAACACGCCACCCGAGTACCGGCCCGGCGACCACTCCGGCGCTGTCCCCACCCCACCCGCCAAGTGGGATACCGATTCCGAGAATCACGCCGATATCGCACACGCCATGTGCGAGCTTGCGAGCAGCTACGGCATCGAATGTGCTGTGGTCAATTTCCATGCCGGCCACGATCTGCAGTCTGCGGGTTACGCATTCGCAGATGCGCTGCCATGGCTGGCAGGCAAGATCGGGACCCCAGGCGTCAAGCCGATCCCGATGCCCGGCGCCAGCTAG